In the Clavelina lepadiformis chromosome 8, kaClaLepa1.1, whole genome shotgun sequence genome, one interval contains:
- the LOC143468235 gene encoding myosin light chain kinase 2, skeletal/cardiac muscle-like: MTTPDISTDVGGPHTFPHKLVTFRTKEMLQDLYVVKDPLGNGRFGKVYLVEEKTTGKKFAAKQCACRRPSQRKDFELEIEVMNELKHPKLLHLFDAFFGKNEVTLVLELVTGGELFDRIADDSFDLTEQLAVTYLRQICEAIAYMHSVNILHLDLKPENILCLSPDHLDLIKIIDFGFARRYTPNTPLKIMFGTPEFVAPEVVNFDPLGKGTDVWSIGVITYVLLSGLSPFMGDDEQETLSNVTSGEIDFDDECFDEVSQEAKDFIHKLLQPKERHRPTCLECLEHPWLYEMPRQNLDAHRKSLAVAIINLKKFVSRRKWMRSINAVRAMNRLQAGVKKQSSDDLTKNMSKLNAK, translated from the exons ATGACAACGCCAG ACATATCGACTGATGTAGGGGGGCCGCACACTTTTCCCCATAAACTGGTGACATTCCGAACCAAAGAAATGCTCCAGGACCTGTATGTTGTAAAAGATCCACTGGGCAA TGGACGTTTCGGCAAAGTTTATTTAGTGGAAGAAAAGACAACGGGAAAAAAATTCGCGGCCAAGCAATGCGCCTGCCGCCGGCCAAGTCAACGAAAGGACTTCGAGCTCGAGATAGAAGTTATGAACGAACTGAAGCACCCAAAGCTTCTGCACCTTTTTGACGCTTTCTTTGGAAAGAACGAAGTGACTCTTGTATTGGAATT GGTGACTGGCGGTGAACTCTTCGACCGAATAGCAGACGACTCATTTGACTTGACCGAGCAGCTCGCTGTAACCTACTTAAGGCAAATATGCGAAGCAATTGCTTACATGCACTCAGTCAATATCCTACACCTTGACCTGAAG CCGGAAAATATCCTTTGCCTTAGCCCAGATCACTTGGACTTGATCAAAATCATAGATTTTGGGTTTGCCAGGAGATACACCCCTAACACGCCTCTGAAAATTATGTTCGGAACCCCTGAATTTGTTGCACCGGAAGTTGTGAACTTTGACCCCCTTGGAAAAGGAACTGACGTGTGGAGCATCGGAGTGATTACTTATGTTTT GTTATCGGGACTTTCCCCCTTTATGGGTGACGACGAGCAGGAAACGTTATCAAACGTCACATCCGGCGAAATTGATTTTGATGACGAATGCTTTGATGAGGTCTCTCAAGAAGCGAAGGACTTCATCCATAAGCTGCTTCAGCCAAAGGAGAG GCACCGACCGACCTGCCTTGAATGTCTTGAACATCCGTGGCTTTATGAGATGCCACGACAAAATCTCGACGCTCATCGAAAGAGCTTGGCAGTGGCCATTATTAACCTCAAGAAGTTTGTTTCAAGGCGAAAGTGGATG AGGTCAATCAACGCTGTTCGGGCAATGAACAGACTTCAAGCCGGAGTCAAAAAACAAAGTTCTGATGATCTGACTAAGAACATGTCCAAGTTAAACGCGAAATGA